A part of Fusarium oxysporum Fo47 chromosome III, complete sequence genomic DNA contains:
- a CDS encoding Spb1 C-terminal domain-containing protein, translating to MAIQKKHGKGRLDKWYRLAKEKGLRARAAFKLIQLNKKFGFLEQSKVVIDLCAAPGSWLQVCRETCPTGAILIGCDLDYIKPIPGVLSFQSDITSSECRNTLRQHLKTWKADAVLHDGAPNVGTAWVQDSFNQVELALQSLKLATEFLRAGGVFVSKVFRSKEYNSFLWVLNQLFTKVDATSPPASRQVSAEIFVVCRGYKCPKKLDPRLLDPKYVFAEFQDPTPNNEAKVYNPEVKKRKRDGYEEGDFTQFKEMAASEFIQTTDPIAVLGSYNRLSFKQPPNGDVALAALDKLPETTDEIRNCCSDLRVLGRKDFKILLKWRLKMRDIFQLKTPQAATVEESEEVAEVESMDEELKIQEELQNMKDRENTKRKREKRKENERKQREVVRMQLNMSTPFDIGLEESGPIGEGAMFSLKKVDKTDAMRKLNRGKMVVPTQATQKEADSGFGSSGETDDESDPEEDRLERELESMYDQYKERKAEVDAKYRAKKARKNFGDDEWDGLSGEEADEKDDSSELEEDDSSSDEEDEAPTEGLIRDLDSSKGANGLSKRATAFFNQDIFSGISGILPEQEDAAEDSADEEVNRDAAAIVAQQAKNRKAEALTKRTKTEAAGIDSDSQMEDNEDGFEVVKRNEDDDWDKDTRRADGRPDIDIITAEAMSLAHQLATGQKSTYDAIDDGYNKYAFRDRDGLPDWFVEDESRHDKLQKPISKAAAQAIKEKMRAFNARPIKKVREAKARKKFKAAQKLEKLKKKSELLNNDENMTEKEKADSISRLISKAAKKPKKQQAKLVVARGLNRGIKGRPKGVKGRYRIVDPRMKKELRAQKRISNKKK from the exons ATGGCGATCCAAAAAAAG CATGGCAAAGGGCGTCTCGACAAGTGGTACCGTCttgccaaggagaagggccTAAGGGCTAGAGCAGCTTTCAAACTCATTCAACTCAATAAGAAGTTTGGCTTCCTCGAGCAGAGCAAGGTTGTCATTGACCTTTGCGCCGCGCCGGGT TCTTGGTTGCAAGTTTGCCGAGAGACTTGCCCGACCGGCGCGATTTTGATTGGGTGCGATCTCGACTATATCAAGCCGATTCCAGGAGTTTTGAGCTTCCAAAGCGACATAACGTCATCTGAGTGTCGAAACACTCTAAGGCAGCACTTGAAGACATGGAAGGCTGATGCTGTGTTGCACGATGGAGCTCCTAATGTTGGAACAGCCTGGGTTCAGGATTCTTTTAACCAAGTTGAG CTCGCTTTGCAATCATTGAAATTGGCGACGGAATTCCTTAGGGCCGGTGGAGTGTTTGTATCGAAGGTGTTCCGTTCCAAAGAATATAACAGCTTTCTTTGGGTGCTAAACCAACTCTTCACCAAGGTTGATGCAACTTCGCCACCAGCGAGTAGGCAGGTCAGCGCAGAAATCTT TGTCGTGTGCCGAGGGTATAAATGTCCAAAGAAATTGGACCCGCGACTTCTCGACCCTAAATACGTATTTGCGGAATTCCAGGATCCAACCCCCAACAATGAGGCCAAGGTCTACAATCCTGAAGTCAAAAAGCGCAAGCGAGATGGTTACGAGGAGGGCGACTTCACACAGTTCAAGGAGATGGCGGCTTCAGAATTCATACAAACAACAGACCCAATCGCTGTACTAGGCTCCTACAACCGACTCTCCTTCAAGCAGCCACCCAATGGAGATGTTGCCCTGGCTGCTCTTGACAAACTTCCCGAGACTACAGACGAAATCCGAAACTGCTGTTCAGATCTACGAGTGCTGGGACGAAAAGACTTTAAAATTCTGCTCAAGTGGCGGTTAAAAATGAGGGACATCTTCCAACTCAAAACCCCACAGGCCGCAACGGTGGAGGAATCCGAGGAGGTGGCTGAAGTTGAGTCAATGGATGAAGAACTCAAGATCCAGGAAGAACTCCAAAACATGAAGGACCGAGAAAACACTAAACGAAAACGAGAGAAGCGAAAGGAAAATGAGCGGAAACAACGCGAGGTAGTGCGCATGCAACTCAACATGAGTACGCCTTTCGACATCGGTCTAGAAGAAAGCGGACCAATTGGCGAGGGGGCAATGTTTTCACTCAAGAAAGTCGACAAAACAGACGCCATGCGAAAATTGAATCGTGGCAAGATGGTTGTTCCCACCCAAGCGACCCAGAAAGAGGCCGACAGTGGCTTTGGCTCATCAGGAGAGACAGACGATGAGAGTGACCCTGAAGAGGATCGCCTGGAACGAGAGCTCGAGTCCATGTACGACCAGTATAAGGAGcgcaaggctgaggttgacGCGAAGTACCGAGCGAAAAAGGCTCGTAAGAattttggtgatgatgagtgGGATGGCCTGTCTGGCGAGGAAGCGGATGAGAAAGATGACTCTTcggagcttgaggaggacgattcctcttctgacgaagaagacgaagctcCTACAGAAGGACTCATCCGCGATCTGGATTCTTCAAAGGGAGCGAACGGCTTATCGAAGCGAGCAACAGCTTTTTTCAACCAAGACATCTTCTCAGGCATAAGCGGAATCTTACCTGAGCAGgaagatgctgctgaggaCAGTGCGGACGAAGAAGTCAACCGAGATGCAGCAGCCATTGTGGCTCAACAAGCGAAGAATCGCAAAGCTGAGGCTCTCACCAAGCGTACAAAGACAGAAGCGGCCGGCATTGACTCTGATTCCCAGATGGAAGACAACGAGGATGGTTTCGAGGTTGTCAAGCgaaatgaagatgatgattggGACAAGGACACCCGAAGAGCCGATGGAAGACCCG atatcgatatcatcaCGGCTGAGGCCATGTCCCTCGCACATCAACTAGCGACTGGCCAAAAGAGCACGTATGATGCTATTGATGACGGCTACAACAAGTACGCCTTCCGTGACCGCGATGGTCTGCCAGATTGGTTCGTCGAGGATGAATCACGACATGACAAGCTTCAGAAACCCATCAGCAAGGCTGCTGCGCAAGCGATTAAGGAGAAGATGCGAGCTTTCAATGCTCGCCCCATCAAGAAGGTGCGCGAGGCCAAGGCTCGCAAGAAATTCAAGGCCGCGCagaagctggagaagctcaagaagaagtcaGAGTTACTCAACAACGACGAAAACATGacagagaaggagaaggctgaTAGCATCTCACGCCTTATCTCGAAAGCAGCAAAGAAACCCAAGAAGCAACAGGCCAAGCTCGTTGTCGCCCGCGGTCTCAACCGGGGCATCAAGGGCCGTCCTAAGGGAGTTAAGGGTAGATATCGTATCGTTGATCCGCGCATGAAGAAGGAATTGCGAGCGCAGAAGAGGATttccaacaagaagaaataa
- a CDS encoding cation efflux family-domain-containing protein encodes MSDYQGASSFQNLRPPSLVIQGDSDDDFDITNHEAFIDFGGDQDNDPIAVNRQLNHEAIAQNSATSNLLIPSPAAASSSSLSLPTMGGEDEKGDSAASPGFKNPFNFQTQVISTGPVKSNIGQRRGHRYKHSSISSQHQIFKEPPQRPPPVLPASLPIPTVREAWKSMTKDQRIHCYWSMCHLAVATYVFFRSEGSLATTALSHLVFFDAGSAAVCVMVDVLGNFEVWRRSSIRHPFGLERAEVLAGFAMSVFLLFGGFDLISHTLKHFLESLGSHEAHHEHGHEGPDGSVDLVSAAAMVSTLVSAYGLRNHARIAKLMRVSYLASLPSVLSNPFHFLTLSFSAVIALLPLLSISLYTWLDRLICVVIAFAMFALGMRLAVAQGLMLLMSYGGSGGNNGVSAVLREIETEPSVVTIDDAQFWQVHYGLCMANLKLSVVKGYDEMSLSKLRQRISALIQNRLGEGYGHGGSIRWEVTLQMTTEGST; translated from the exons ACAGCGACGACGATTTCGATATCACCAATCACGAAGCGTTTattgattttggtggtgatcaAGATAACGACCCTATCGCGGTGAATCGACAACTCAATCACGAGGCTATCGCTCAGAACTCGGCGACTTCGAATCTCCTCATTCCCTCTCCCGCGGCTgcgtcttcgtcttccttaTCGCTTCCAACAATgggtggtgaagatgaaaaaGGGGACTCTGCTGCGTCCCCTGGATTCAAGAACCCTTTCAACTTCCAGACGCAAGTTATTTCTACAGGCCCTGTCAAGTCG AATATTGGACAACGTCGCGGTCACAGATACAAGCACAGCAGTATCTCCTCACAACATCAAATCTTCAAAGAGCCGCCTCAGAGGCCGCCTCCCGTTCTCCCCGCTTCTCTACCGATCCCGACCGTTCGCGAAGCATGGAAAAGCATGACAAAAGACCAACGCATCCATTGTTACTGGAGCATGTGCCATCTTGCCGTGGCTACATATGTCTTCTTCCGTTCAGAGGGGTCTCTTGCTACAACAGCACTCTCGCATCTCGTCTTCTTTGACGCTGGTAGTGCTGCTGTTTGTGTCATGGTTGATGTCCTCGGCAACTTTGAAGTTTGGCGACGTAGCAGTATTCGGCACCCTTTTGGCCTCGAGAGGGCAGAGGTCCTTGCTGGGTTCGCTATGTCTGTTTTCCTCCTTTTTGGAGGCTTTGACTTGATCTCTCACACTCTCAAGCACTTCCTTGAGTCTCTTGGTAGCCACGAGGCTCATCATGAACATGGTCATGAAGGCCCAGATGGCTCTGTCGATCTCGTatctgctgctgccatgGTTAGCACGCTCGTTTCGGCATATGGCCTTCGAAACCATGCCCGCATTGCCAAACTCATGCGTGTCTCGTAccttgcttctcttccaagTGTACTCTCAAACCCTTTCCACTTTCTCACCCTGTCCTTCTCCGCTGTCAtcgctcttcttcctctacTCTCTATCTCACTCTACACATGGCTTGACCGTCTCATCTGCGTCGTCATCGCCTTCGCCATGTTTGCTCTTGGAATGAGACTTGCTGTAGCTCAGGGTCTTATGCTGCTGATGTCTTATGGTGGCAGTGGAGGCAATAACGGCGTCAGTGCCGTTCTGAGAGAGATCGAGACCGAACCTAGCGTGGTGACTATTGATGATGCTCAGTTCTGGCAAGTTCACTATGGCCTCTGCATGGCCAATCTCAAGTTGAGTGTTGTCAAGGGCTACGATGAAATGTCGCTCAGCAAGCTACGGCAGCgcatctcagccttgatccAGAACAGATTGGGCGAGGGATACGGCCACGGAGGCAGTATCCGATGGGAGGTAACACTACAAATGACCACTGAAGGTAGTACATAA
- a CDS encoding cupin-like domain-containing protein encodes MSKNNVLSTNEAIENLISTFNELNSNSIDELHNEPSPLEFMRYVARNTPFVIRGGASSWKACQDWNSAYLLSVMKGQNVNVAVTPYGNADMPTVPPGEESLVFAKPHYEDQPFEELLEYVARQDTDPDFPPDAEVRYAQTQNDNLHEEYITLFSDVQKDIPFARIALDKSPDAVNLWIGNSKSVTAMHKDNYENIYVQILGRKHFVLLPSLCHPCVNEQPLRPATYMRGENGMELKMDPTNDEAVPFAIWDPDKPEQNATKFSHLARPLRVTLNPGDMLYLPAMWYHKVLQSCAEEDEGFVLAVNYWYQTTCF; translated from the exons ATGTCAAAAAATAATGTCTTGTCTACAAACGAAGCCATTGAGAATCTCATTTCCACTTTCAACGAGCTCAACAGCAATAGTATCGATGAACTCCACAACGAACCGAGCCCCCTAGAATTCATGCGATATGTTGCTCGCAACACACCATTCGTAATAAGGGGCGGGGCTTCGTCATGGAAAGCCTGTCAGGATTGGAATTCTGCGTATCTACTATCTGTGATGAAGGGGCAGAATGTGAATGTTGCTGTCACGCCATATGG CAATGCTGATATGCCTACCGTGCCACCCGGTGAAGAATCACTGGTCTTTGCAAAGCCTCACTATGAGGACCAGCCCTTTGAAGAGCTACTTGAGTATGTAGCACGACAAGATACAGATCCTGACTTTCCTCCTGATGCCGAAGTGCGCTATGCCCAGACTC AAAATGACAACCTTCACGAAGAGTACATCACCCTTTTCTCAGATGTTCAAAAGGATATTCCTTTTGCAAGAATAGCACTTGATAAGAGCCCCGATGCCGTAAACCTATGGATCGGTAACTCCAAATCTGTTACAGCCATGCACAAAGATAACTACGAAAACATCTACGTACAGATCCTGGGAAGAAAGCACTTTGTCCTGCTGCCTTCTCTATGCCACCCTTGTGTCAACGAGCAACCTCTCAGACCCGCAACGTACATGCGCGGAGAAAATGGCATGGAGCTAAAGATGGATCCTACTAATGATGAGGCTGTTCCTTTCGCAATTTGGGATCCGGATAAGCCTGAGCAAAATGCTACAAAGTTCTCCCATCTTGCCCGGCCTTTACGAGTAACATTGAACCCTGGAGATATGCTTTATCTTCCTGCTATGTG GTATCACAAAGTGCTTCAATCGTGcgccgaggaagacgaaggatTCGTCCTCGCCGTCAATTACTGGTACCAAACCACATGCTTTTGA
- a CDS encoding P-loop containing nucleoside triphosphate hydrolase protein yields MSGRVLAAGLRPLPRRAAVLPVRHLHRQSTGGLLQADAAIRATRKRMWQGGNAFHNAVTTRNASFARFLPKLMVKFLRVPAMFGGVAIGAFAWVQYQAAQAGTFAVNLFNTTTDTISSTASSLFGGAKDIADQVNRGWESTKEKAELPDWAKQLFRIQEDIGTGGSGGSGGGGEPKQSKFGAAAAVGASAAAYGYDKSDEEDPRNGEQAAKDDQMMVLTKKMIEIRSILQRVGQSSTLTLPSIVVIGSQSSGKSSVLEAIVGHEFLPKGSNMVTRRPIELTLVNTPSSREEYGEFPDLGLRRISDFGSIQRTLTELNLAVPDSQCVSDDPIHLTIYSPNVPDLSLIDLPGYIQVVGQNQPLELKQKISELCDKYIQPPNVILAISAADVDLANSTALRASRRVDPRGERTIGVITKMDLVDPVRGASILNDQQYPLRLGYVGVVPKAPQNQGLFKMGNTNLLSQIVKHENAFFSSHPMEFGPEAGVNVGTPTLRKKLMHVLEQTMSSSLQSTSDAIRQELEEATYEFKVQYNDRPLSAESYLAESLDAFKHSFKQFAEEFGRPQMHELLKHELDQKVLDLLAARYWNKPIDDLSPINPDLDNLADLPKAPADSLYWHRQLDASTSALTKLGVGRLATTAVASSIQAHIDSLISNSSFASHPFARQAIMEAASTILNERFYSTSDQVENCIKPYKFEIELEDREWTKGRDHVGGVLKKELQDCEKAMKNLEDSVGGRRKIKEVMAFVDKARKGEVAVEGDNRSGAGGFSAALLSKGREAVFLRDRADIIKMRLLAVKSKQCADPKNKYYCPEVFLDAAATKLASTAVLFLNVELLSEFYYNFPRELDLRLGRHLSEDQIEKFAKEDPKIRRHLEVIRRKELLELVLEKMESLRQLEGRDREKSNSGSRRDRKQSRWGLF; encoded by the exons ATGAGCGGACGAGTCCTCGCTGCAGGGCTACGGCCTCTCCCACGCCGCGCTGCGGTTCTTCCCGTTAGACACCTGCATCGCCAATCTACTGGCGGACTCCTTCAAGCCGATGCTGCGATACGAGCCACCCGAAAGCGAATGTGGCAGGGCGGAAATGCATTTCACAATGCTGTCACGACGAGGAATGCGTCCTTCGCGAGGTTTTTGCCTAAGCTGATGGTCAAGTTCCTAAGGGTACCGGCAATGTTTGGCGGTGTGGCCATCGGTGCTTTTGCTTGGGTACAATATCAAGCTGCCC AGGCCGGTACATTCGCCGTGAATTTATTCAACACAACAACAGATACCATTTCGAGTACGGCTTCGAGCTTGTTCGGAGGTGCCAAGGATATCGCCGACCAGGTTAACCGAGGATGGGAAAGCACGAAAGAAAAAGCAGAATTACCAGACTGGGCCAAACAACTTTTTCGAATTCAAGAAGATATTGGTACTGGCGGTTCGGGAGGTTCgggcggtggtggtgagCCAAAGCAGAGCAAATTCGGCGCCGCAGCTGCTGTTGGTGCCTCAGCCGCCGCCTACGGATACGACAAGTCGGATGAAGAGGACCCTCGAAACGGCGAGCAGGCGGCCAAGGATGACCAAATGATGGTTCTAaccaagaagatgattgAGATCCGAAGCATTCTCCAGAGAGTTGGCCAGTCAAGCACCCTCACGCTGCCCTCTATCGTCGTTATTGGCTCCCAGTCCTCAGGAAAGAGCTCTGTCCTAGAAGCTATCGTTGGCCACGAATTTCTTCCCAAGGGATCCAACATGGTTACAAGGAGGCCGATCGAGCTAACACTTGTCAACACACCTTCTTCCAGAGAAGAGTATGGTGAATTCCCTGATCTCGGATTGAGACGTATTTCCGACTTCGGATCTATTCAGCGAACTTTGACCGAACTTAACCTTGCCGTTCCTGATAGCCAGTGTGTCTCCGACGACCCGATTCATCTTACAATTTATTCCCCCAACGTTCCCGACCTGTCACTTATCGATCTTCCTGGCTACATCCAAGTTGTGGGACAAAATCAACCTCTAGAACTGAAGCAGAAGATTTCCGAACTCTGCGACAAGTACATTCAGCCTCCCAATGTCATCCTCGCCATTTCAGCTGCCGATGTCGATCTTGCAAATTCCACCGCTCTGCGAGCATCCCGCCGAGTTGATCCCCGAGGCGAGCGAACGATCGGTGTTATTACCAAGATGGACTTGGTTGACCCTGTCCGCGGAGCAAGCATTTTGAATGACCAGCAATACCCCCTGAGATTGGGTTACGTGGGCGTTGTTCCTAAGGCTCCTCAGAACCAGGGTCTCTTTAAGATGGGCAACACTAACCTACTCTCACAAATTGTCAAGCACGAGAATGCTTTCTTCTCGTCTCACCCCATGGAGTTCGGTCCTGAGGCCGGTGTTAATGTTGGAACCCCCACGTTGCGTAAGAAGCTTATGCACGTTTTAGAACAGACCATGTCTAGCAGCCTGCAAAGCACCAGTGATGCTATTCGACAAGAACTTGAGGAGGCCACTTACGAGTTCAAGGTCCAGTACAACGACCGACCTCTTTCAGCCGAGTCTTACCTTGCGGAGAGCCTTGACGCTTTCAAGCACTCTTTCAAGCAATTTGCAGAGGAGTTCGGCCGCCCTCAGATGCATGAGCTCCTGAAACATGAGCTTGACCAGAAGGTTCTTGATTTGTTGGCTGCCAGATATTGGAACAAGCCTATCGATGACCTTTCACCCATCAACCCCGATCTTGACAACCTCGCCGATCTCCCCAAGGCTCCTGCTGACTCCCTTTACTGGCACCGGCAGTTGGATGCTTCCACATCTGCGCTTACGAAGCTCGGTGTTGGACGTTTGGCCACAACAGCGGTTGCGTCTTCTATCCAGGCTCACATAGACTCCCTCATCAGCAACTCCAGCTTCGCTAGCCACCCCTTCGCCCGACAGGCCATCATGGAGGCTGCCTCTACTATTTTGAACGAGAGATTTTATAGCACCAGCGACCAAGTGGAAAACTGCATCAAGCCTTACAAGTTTGAgattgagcttgaggatCGAGAGTGGACCAAGGGTCGTGATCACGTCGGAGGTGTactcaagaaggagctcCAGGACTGTGAGAAGGCCATGAAGAACTTGGAAGACAGCGTCGGTGGACGACGAAAGATCAAGGAAGTCATGGCCTTTGTCGACAAGGCCCGTAAGGGTGAAGTCGCTGTCGAGGGTGACAACCGTAGTGGCGCTGGTGGTTTCAGCGCTGCTCTTCTGAGCAAGG GACGCGAGGCTGTTTTCCTGCGCGATAGAgctgatatcatcaagatgcGTCTGCTCGCAGTCAAGTCAAAGCAGTGTGCTGACCCCAAGAATAAGTACTACTGCCCCGAGGTATTCCTCGATGCTGCTGCCACCAAGTTGGCATCCACTGCCGTCCTTTTCCTCAATGTTGAGCTCCTTTCTGAGTTCTACTACAACTTTCCCCGAGAGCTTGATCTTCGTCTAGGACGTCACCTGTCCGAGGATCAGATTGAGAAGTTCGCCAAGGAGGATCCCAAGATTCGCAGACACTTGGAGGTCATCCGCCGCAAGGAACTGCTTGAGTTGGTCCTTGAGAAGATGGAAAGTCTACGACAGCTTGAAGGCCGCGATCGCGAGAAGTCAAACTCCGGCTCGCGACGGGACCGCAAGCAGAGCCGGTGGGGCCTGTTCTAA